A genomic region of Laspinema palackyanum D2c contains the following coding sequences:
- the folP gene encoding dihydropteroate synthase, with amino-acid sequence MNHQPLPLTIRDRPFIWGQRTYLMAVLNVTPDSFSDGGDFNTLETAVTHAKALINAGADILDIGGQSTRPGALEVSLTEELNRVVPVVRSLRKNPTFATCPISIDTSRSPVAKAAVEAGADLINDVTGGTGDPEMFSVVAALGVPFILMHSRGTPETMQKLTDYQDLIGDITEFFTVQIQKATAAGIQPHQIILDPGIGFAKTYEQNLDLIRNLSQFQTLGCPLLVGPSRKSFIGHLLNQPDPKQRVWGTAAACCAAIATGSTDILRIHDVAEMHDVCRVADALYRPKT; translated from the coding sequence ATGAATCATCAACCCTTGCCGCTGACAATTCGCGATCGCCCGTTTATCTGGGGTCAGCGCACCTATTTGATGGCGGTCCTTAACGTCACCCCGGATAGTTTTAGTGATGGCGGTGACTTCAACACCCTTGAAACAGCCGTTACTCATGCCAAGGCATTAATCAACGCCGGTGCCGATATCCTCGATATTGGGGGCCAGTCCACAAGACCCGGGGCCTTAGAAGTCTCCCTAACAGAAGAACTCAATCGTGTGGTTCCGGTAGTGCGATCGCTCCGCAAAAACCCCACTTTTGCCACCTGTCCCATTTCCATCGATACCTCGCGATCGCCTGTCGCAAAAGCTGCCGTAGAAGCGGGTGCAGATCTCATCAACGATGTCACCGGGGGAACCGGGGACCCCGAAATGTTCTCCGTCGTCGCCGCATTAGGCGTCCCCTTCATCCTCATGCATAGTCGAGGCACTCCCGAAACCATGCAAAAACTCACCGATTATCAGGATTTAATCGGCGACATCACCGAATTTTTCACCGTTCAAATTCAGAAGGCAACCGCTGCCGGGATTCAACCCCATCAGATTATTCTCGATCCGGGGATTGGGTTTGCTAAAACCTATGAGCAAAATCTGGACCTCATTAGAAACCTGTCCCAATTTCAAACATTAGGCTGTCCCCTCTTAGTCGGCCCTTCCCGCAAAAGTTTTATCGGACATCTGCTCAACCAACCGGACCCCAAACAGCGCGTCTGGGGAACTGCCGCTGCTTGTTGTGCTGCGATCGCCACCGGCAGTACCGACATCCTCCGCATCCATGACGTGGCCGAAATGCACGACGTTTGTCGAGTTGCCGATGCCCTTTATCGACCCAAAACTTAA
- a CDS encoding SPFH domain-containing protein, producing MNTFFAFIVPLIFGILGYTVSAVKVINEGNEALVERLGRFNRKLSPGPNFVFPYVESIVVEDTTREQVLDVPPQNAITKDNVAIKLDAVVYWKIMDLQKAYYEINNINLAIKNLVLTTLRSTIGHMELEQTFYSTEEINRRVLKSLDEATFSWGIKVLRVEVQDLDPPKTVLESMEMQRASEIRKRATIVDAEATAESVQLILDLLQPQMTTTEVMKYLLAKRYVDANEKLSESPNSKVIFMDPKALNDTLSELIYMPEIGQHLNNLNNPPPGGNPPPNQPGKGSNPP from the coding sequence ATGAATACATTTTTTGCCTTCATCGTTCCCCTAATTTTTGGCATTCTCGGTTATACCGTTAGCGCGGTTAAAGTCATTAATGAAGGAAACGAAGCCTTAGTCGAACGGTTGGGCCGATTTAATCGAAAATTGAGTCCCGGTCCTAATTTTGTGTTTCCTTATGTGGAAAGTATTGTAGTAGAAGATACCACTCGGGAACAGGTTTTAGATGTCCCCCCTCAAAATGCCATTACCAAAGATAACGTCGCCATTAAATTAGATGCGGTGGTCTATTGGAAAATTATGGATTTACAAAAAGCTTATTATGAAATTAATAATATTAATTTAGCGATTAAAAACCTGGTTTTAACGACTTTACGCTCTACCATTGGTCACATGGAATTAGAGCAAACTTTTTATTCCACTGAAGAAATTAATCGACGGGTGTTAAAAAGTTTAGATGAAGCTACGTTTAGTTGGGGAATTAAAGTGTTGCGAGTGGAAGTGCAAGACCTTGACCCGCCCAAAACGGTTTTAGAATCGATGGAAATGCAACGGGCTTCCGAGATTCGCAAACGGGCCACAATTGTTGATGCAGAAGCAACTGCGGAGTCTGTGCAACTGATTTTAGACTTGCTGCAACCGCAGATGACTACCACAGAAGTGATGAAATATTTACTGGCTAAACGCTATGTGGATGCAAATGAAAAATTGAGCGAAAGTCCTAACTCTAAGGTGATTTTCATGGATCCGAAGGCGTTAAATGATACCCTGTCGGAGCTAATTTATATGCCGGAAATCGGCCAACACCTGAATAACCTGAATAATCCTCCCCCAGGTGGAAATCCTCCCCCAAATCAGCCGGGAAAGGGCTCGAATCCCCCTTAA
- a CDS encoding alpha/beta hydrolase, translating into MKRTQIIGWDSSGKFSVNFGLNRRFRRWHHRAIAPLIAAMLAVASGANVATLAAESLTFRLGPWQGSIAISDLEQYARTGKLPGNLAPIGPFLPAGLQEVLAQRVEIDPDIGDRALDRLIKSPQGNRFVRAIFLLVPDSTIEQIKDAIKLVATQGNGLSLLGILKALPGDNIVFDATSAIGVASRLNLPYLEGQILRSRLESDLELETEPFYSSFDPALPGSQMVSQQTLTFRDRQRNREITAELYFGTNPQGPLAVLSHGLGSDRFLLNYLSQHLASHGITVVAIEHPDINEASVENLPVTLDPTNLIPASVFLELPKDISFVLDELAEMNRQPGSLTGKLNTQETVIIGHSLGGYAALAVAGGELNLNELRDFCSEGRKLGRSPADLLQCSATELPGNQITLRDRRIKQAVALNPNIGSLFGEKGLSKIEIPILLVAGSDDAWAPAVTHQLRPFTQLGNPKYLLTAIGGTHFSVTDPDYPSLLERQTALPDDPTREQTENLRQLLRGVTLAFVKQQTPEASTYAPFLSAAYAQSLGTEETALRLNETLPTRLARWLATSEAALGRLD; encoded by the coding sequence GTGAAACGTACTCAAATAATCGGCTGGGATTCATCAGGAAAATTCTCGGTAAATTTTGGGCTTAATCGCCGGTTTAGACGGTGGCATCACCGGGCGATCGCACCCCTGATTGCTGCAATGCTGGCAGTCGCATCGGGTGCAAATGTGGCGACTCTGGCGGCTGAAAGTTTGACCTTTCGTCTCGGTCCTTGGCAAGGCTCGATCGCCATTTCTGATTTAGAACAGTATGCCAGAACCGGCAAACTTCCCGGCAACCTCGCCCCCATAGGTCCCTTTTTACCTGCCGGATTGCAAGAGGTGTTGGCGCAACGGGTGGAAATTGACCCCGACATTGGCGATCGCGCCCTGGATCGCCTTATCAAATCTCCCCAAGGAAACCGCTTTGTTCGCGCTATTTTCTTACTCGTTCCTGATAGCACCATTGAGCAAATTAAAGATGCCATTAAACTCGTTGCCACCCAAGGCAATGGTTTGAGTTTATTAGGCATTTTAAAAGCCTTACCCGGGGATAATATTGTCTTTGATGCCACCTCCGCTATTGGCGTCGCATCTCGGCTGAATCTTCCCTATTTAGAAGGGCAAATTTTGCGATCGCGCTTAGAAAGTGACCTAGAACTCGAAACCGAACCCTTTTACTCTAGTTTCGACCCCGCCTTACCCGGTTCGCAAATGGTTTCTCAGCAAACCCTCACCTTTCGCGATCGCCAACGCAATCGAGAGATTACTGCTGAACTTTATTTTGGGACCAATCCTCAAGGACCTCTAGCCGTTCTTTCCCACGGATTAGGGTCCGATCGCTTCTTATTGAACTATTTATCTCAACATCTCGCCTCCCACGGCATCACCGTCGTTGCCATTGAACATCCTGACATTAATGAGGCATCGGTTGAAAATCTCCCGGTTACCTTAGATCCAACTAATTTAATCCCCGCTTCCGTCTTCTTAGAACTCCCCAAAGATATCAGTTTCGTGCTGGATGAACTCGCCGAAATGAATCGTCAACCGGGTTCTCTCACGGGGAAATTAAACACCCAAGAAACGGTAATTATTGGACATTCTTTAGGCGGATATGCAGCATTAGCGGTAGCGGGAGGCGAGTTAAATTTAAACGAGTTGCGAGACTTTTGTAGCGAGGGTCGTAAATTAGGCCGATCGCCTGCGGATTTATTGCAATGTTCCGCCACCGAATTACCGGGAAATCAAATCACCTTGCGCGATCGCAGGATTAAACAGGCAGTCGCCCTCAATCCCAATATTGGGAGTTTATTCGGGGAAAAAGGACTGAGTAAAATTGAAATTCCGATTCTGTTAGTGGCAGGGAGTGACGATGCTTGGGCCCCTGCGGTTACCCATCAATTGCGACCCTTTACCCAACTGGGAAACCCGAAATATCTCCTCACGGCGATCGGGGGGACTCATTTTAGCGTCACCGACCCCGACTATCCCAGTTTGTTAGAACGTCAAACCGCCTTACCCGATGACCCCACTCGGGAACAGACGGAAAACCTGCGGCAATTACTGCGCGGGGTCACCTTGGCATTTGTCAAACAGCAGACCCCGGAAGCGAGCACTTATGCCCCATTTTTAAGCGCTGCCTACGCCCAATCCCTGGGAACGGAAGAAACAGCCCTGCGCCTGAATGAAACCCTTCCCACGCGCTTGGCGCGGTGGTTGGCAACCAGTGAAGCGGCCCTCGGGCGGTTGGATTGA
- a CDS encoding Rpn family recombination-promoting nuclease/putative transposase — MRTDTIFYTIFQKYPSIFFELLHRPIEEASAYDFTSIEVKQLAFRIDGVFMPTDEEPNRPFYLTEVQFQPDDELYYRIFAELFIYLRQYKPANPWQVVIIYPNRRIEPKDQLQFQELLNCDRVTRIYLEELEPAGESTLGLGVVKLIVEPETAAVETAKRLIAQAAIELINPNHQRDLIELIETIIIYKLTTKSREEIAAMLELGSWKDNRFYQESVAEGQMQARIKAVKPLMRHGLSLEAIAESLELPLNLVREAAEDSNSPEN, encoded by the coding sequence ATGAGAACCGACACAATTTTTTATACCATATTCCAAAAATATCCCTCTATCTTCTTTGAATTACTCCATCGTCCGATTGAAGAAGCCAGTGCTTATGATTTCACCTCCATTGAAGTCAAACAATTGGCTTTTCGGATTGATGGGGTATTCATGCCCACCGATGAGGAACCCAACCGACCCTTTTACCTCACCGAAGTGCAATTTCAACCCGATGATGAGCTTTACTATCGGATTTTTGCGGAACTCTTTATCTACCTGCGGCAATACAAACCGGCAAATCCCTGGCAAGTCGTCATCATTTACCCCAATCGGCGCATCGAGCCCAAAGACCAGTTACAATTTCAAGAACTGCTCAACTGCGATCGGGTCACCCGCATCTACCTGGAGGAACTCGAACCGGCAGGGGAAAGCACATTAGGTCTCGGAGTTGTTAAACTAATCGTAGAACCGGAAACGGCTGCGGTAGAAACAGCCAAACGCCTAATCGCCCAAGCCGCGATCGAACTCATCAATCCCAACCACCAACGGGACCTCATCGAACTCATTGAAACCATCATTATTTACAAGCTAACCACCAAAAGTCGAGAGGAGATAGCCGCTATGTTAGAACTAGGAAGTTGGAAAGACAATCGCTTCTATCAAGAAAGCGTTGCAGAGGGTCAGATGCAGGCCAGAATTAAGGCTGTTAAACCTTTAATGCGTCATGGCTTAAGTTTAGAAGCTATTGCTGAATCGTTAGAATTGCCACTAAATTTAGTTCGGGAAGCTGCCGAAGATAGCAATAGTCCGGAGAATTAA
- a CDS encoding protein kinase domain-containing protein yields MRCLNCHADGIPSTHQYCPKCGAHFPALQQNLLPEKTRLKADTYEIEYALGRGGFGITYLAHHIGLEQPVAIKEYYPQELAHRHSNNGGLTVPQNKTEMYQRWLTRFLREGQILAKLNHPSLVRVQDLFQERNTAYLVMELLSGKTLGQELDEQPGKKLDPQRVREIMTALVSALVVTHQSGVYHLDLKPDNILLTPEGRIVLIDFGAAKQESAAIGPTRSTRAFTPDYAPPELIGNQAIGPESDIFELGMLLHQMLTGTLPPPALSRLIGEPWEPQLEEPWQSLVASALPLQKNQRPNHINEWWKTGASQVNSSPNISATKHPLPKSQLSPSVLKPQPTSTSGTGKGAVDLRGYFILPELQAQGMVRRFGRGTIKNVILLNQELAVVCAGGGGALFNLSSGETLWEIDCPTTVIDSYGNSSAVSRDGKLLALGGEQAIYLWDLTTGQFLRQLKGDTHKVKSVAFSPDAKFLASGSSDNTVRLWDTAMGRELLQLSGHTRLVYSVAFSPDGKFLASGSHDKTVRLWDPATGRELLQLCGHTCSVYSVAFSPDAKFLASGSSDNTVRLWDPATGRELHQLCGHTSSVYSVAFSLDGKFLASGSGNYTVRLWDSATGRDLRQLYGHSSRVNSVAFSPDSKFLVSGSGDNTVRLWDPATGRDLRQLSGHTGWVNSVAFSLDGKFLASGNGDYTVRLWDTATGRELLQLSGHKARVNSVAFSPDGKFLASGSSDNTVQLWDTATGRKLRQLSGHTGWVNSVAFSLDGKFLASGSSDKTVRLWDTATGRELRQLCGDTYSVESVAFSVDGKFLASGSGDYTGRLWDTATGRVLRQFYGDISLIKNSLAFSPDGKFLASGGCGNTVQLWDTATGRGLRQLKGHTSEVNSVAFSPDGKFLASGSSDNTVQLWDTATGRELRQLSGHTGWVKSVAFSADRKYLASAGRDGVVRLWDLRDLQS; encoded by the coding sequence ATGCGTTGTTTAAACTGTCATGCCGACGGCATCCCGTCAACCCATCAATATTGCCCCAAATGCGGCGCTCACTTCCCCGCACTCCAGCAAAACCTCCTCCCGGAAAAGACCCGCTTAAAAGCCGACACCTACGAAATCGAATATGCCCTAGGACGCGGTGGATTTGGCATCACCTATCTCGCGCATCATATTGGCTTAGAACAACCCGTCGCCATCAAAGAATACTATCCCCAAGAACTCGCCCATCGCCACAGCAACAATGGGGGATTAACCGTCCCCCAAAACAAAACAGAAATGTATCAGCGTTGGTTAACGCGATTTTTGCGAGAAGGGCAGATTTTAGCCAAACTGAATCATCCCAGTTTAGTGCGAGTGCAAGACTTATTTCAAGAAAGAAACACCGCCTATTTGGTGATGGAACTGTTATCGGGAAAAACCCTAGGGCAAGAGTTGGACGAGCAGCCCGGGAAAAAATTAGACCCGCAACGAGTTAGGGAAATCATGACCGCTTTAGTGAGTGCCTTAGTGGTAACTCATCAATCTGGAGTCTATCATCTCGACCTCAAACCGGACAATATTCTCCTAACCCCAGAAGGGCGAATCGTCTTAATCGATTTTGGGGCAGCTAAACAAGAAAGCGCCGCGATCGGGCCCACCCGGAGTACCCGAGCATTTACACCGGATTATGCCCCACCGGAACTGATTGGCAACCAGGCGATCGGGCCAGAAAGCGATATTTTTGAACTGGGGATGCTCTTACATCAAATGCTTACCGGGACCCTACCGCCCCCTGCTTTGAGTCGCCTCATCGGAGAACCCTGGGAACCCCAATTAGAGGAACCCTGGCAGAGTTTAGTCGCTTCTGCCTTACCGCTACAGAAAAATCAGCGACCTAACCATATCAATGAGTGGTGGAAAACAGGGGCATCTCAGGTAAATAGCTCTCCAAATATTTCTGCTACAAAACACCCACTCCCCAAAAGTCAGCTTTCACCCTCAGTTTTAAAGCCCCAACCAACAAGTACATCAGGTACAGGCAAAGGCGCAGTAGATCTACGCGGCTATTTTATCTTGCCCGAGCTGCAAGCACAGGGCATGGTGCGGCGTTTTGGGCGTGGAACAATTAAAAATGTAATCCTGCTGAATCAGGAATTGGCGGTTGTCTGTGCCGGGGGTGGCGGGGCATTGTTTAATCTGAGTAGTGGGGAGACACTCTGGGAAATCGACTGCCCTACTACTGTTATAGACTCCTATGGTAATTCGAGTGCCGTGAGTCGGGACGGAAAACTGTTAGCTTTAGGGGGGGAACAAGCTATTTACCTCTGGGATTTAACGACGGGGCAATTCCTACGTCAACTTAAGGGAGATACTCATAAAGTGAAAAGCGTGGCCTTCAGTCCCGATGCCAAATTCCTCGCTTCTGGGAGTTCGGATAATACTGTGCGGCTCTGGGATACGGCTATGGGAAGAGAACTGCTTCAACTCTCTGGACATACCCGCTTGGTGTATAGCGTGGCCTTCAGTCCCGATGGTAAATTCCTCGCTTCTGGGAGTCATGATAAAACCGTGCGGCTGTGGGATCCGGCTACGGGAAGAGAACTGCTTCAACTCTGTGGACATACCTGCTCGGTATATAGCGTTGCTTTTAGTCCCGATGCCAAATTCCTCGCTTCTGGGAGTTCGGATAATACTGTGCGGCTGTGGGATCCGGCTACGGGAAGGGAACTGCATCAACTCTGTGGACATACCTCCTCAGTATATAGCGTGGCCTTCAGTCTCGATGGCAAATTCCTCGCTTCTGGGAGTGGAAATTATACCGTGCGGCTGTGGGATTCGGCTACGGGAAGGGACCTGCGCCAACTCTACGGACATAGCAGCCGGGTGAATAGCGTGGCCTTCAGTCCCGATAGCAAATTCCTGGTTTCTGGGAGTGGGGATAATACCGTGCGGCTGTGGGATCCGGCTACGGGAAGGGACCTGCGCCAACTCTCTGGACATACCGGCTGGGTGAATAGCGTAGCCTTCAGTCTTGATGGCAAATTCCTCGCTTCTGGGAATGGGGATTATACCGTGCGTTTGTGGGATACAGCTACGGGAAGGGAACTGCTCCAACTCTCTGGACATAAGGCCCGGGTGAATAGCGTGGCCTTCAGTCCTGATGGCAAATTCCTGGCTTCTGGGAGTTCGGATAATACTGTGCAGTTATGGGATACGGCTACGGGAAGGAAACTGCGCCAACTCTCTGGACATACCGGCTGGGTGAATAGTGTAGCCTTCAGTCTTGATGGCAAATTCCTCGCTTCTGGAAGTTCGGATAAGACCGTGCGGCTGTGGGATACGGCTACGGGAAGGGAACTGCGCCAACTCTGTGGAGATACCTACTCGGTGGAAAGCGTAGCCTTCAGTGTTGATGGCAAATTCCTCGCTTCTGGGAGTGGGGATTATACCGGGCGGCTGTGGGATACGGCTACGGGAAGGGTACTACGCCAATTCTATGGAGATATTAGCTTGATTAAAAATAGCTTGGCCTTTAGTCCCGATGGCAAATTCCTAGCTTCTGGGGGTTGTGGGAATACCGTACAGTTATGGGATACGGCTACGGGAAGGGGACTGCGCCAACTGAAGGGGCATACAAGCGAGGTGAATAGCGTCGCCTTTAGTCCCGATGGCAAATTCCTCGCTTCTGGAAGTTCGGATAATACTGTGCAGTTATGGGATACGGCTACGGGAAGGGAACTGCGCCAACTCTCTGGACATACCGGCTGGGTGAAGAGCGTAGCCTTCAGTGCCGATCGCAAATATCTCGCCTCCGCAGGTCGTGATGGTGTAGTGCGCTTGTGGGATCTTAGAGATCTCCAGAGTTAA
- a CDS encoding TIGR04168 family protein: MFGHNYQKSQIKIAIVGDVHEQWEAADGEALTQLGVDLALFVGDFGNESVPIVRAIAALDIPKAVTFGNHDAWFTATDWGRKTCPYNRRSEDWVQSQLDILGETHVGYGKLDFPQFGLTVVGSRPFSWGGSEWKYADFYSDRCDVSSFVESTDRIMAAVKRASFDTIIFLGHNGPKGLGDRPEDPCGKDWKPLGGDFGDPDFADAIAQTRKMGKTIPLVTFGHMHHRLRHTKTELRKSLHTTSDGTVYLNAARVPRIVPTEKGQLRNFSLVELQGNTVTRASLVWVDQNFAIASEEVLYQQHPESVATLA; this comes from the coding sequence ATGTTCGGACACAATTATCAGAAAAGTCAGATTAAAATTGCCATTGTTGGAGATGTACATGAACAATGGGAGGCCGCCGATGGGGAAGCGCTAACCCAGCTAGGGGTTGATTTAGCGCTGTTTGTGGGGGATTTTGGCAATGAGTCGGTCCCGATTGTTCGGGCGATCGCCGCCTTGGACATTCCCAAAGCGGTGACGTTTGGAAACCATGACGCTTGGTTCACCGCGACGGACTGGGGTCGCAAAACCTGCCCTTACAATCGCCGGAGTGAGGATTGGGTCCAGTCCCAACTGGATATCCTCGGCGAGACTCATGTGGGGTATGGCAAGTTAGATTTTCCCCAGTTTGGACTCACGGTGGTGGGGTCCCGGCCCTTTAGCTGGGGAGGGTCGGAATGGAAATATGCAGATTTTTATAGCGATCGCTGCGATGTCAGCAGTTTTGTGGAGTCTACCGATCGCATTATGGCAGCCGTCAAACGCGCCAGCTTCGATACGATCATTTTTCTAGGACATAATGGACCTAAAGGCTTAGGCGATCGCCCAGAAGACCCCTGCGGCAAAGACTGGAAACCCCTAGGCGGCGACTTTGGAGACCCCGATTTTGCCGATGCGATCGCCCAAACCCGCAAAATGGGCAAAACCATCCCCCTAGTCACCTTCGGACATATGCACCACCGCCTCCGCCACACGAAAACCGAGTTGCGGAAATCCCTGCATACCACCAGCGATGGCACCGTTTACCTGAATGCGGCCCGCGTCCCCCGGATTGTCCCCACAGAAAAGGGGCAATTACGCAATTTCTCCCTTGTTGAATTACAAGGGAACACCGTAACTCGCGCCTCCCTGGTTTGGGTAGATCAAAATTTTGCCATCGCCTCCGAAGAGGTGCTGTATCAACAACACCCAGAATCGGTTGCCACCCTTGCCTAG
- the nadA gene encoding quinolinate synthase NadA, with amino-acid sequence MFTATLSPPNSAQTSAIPDDLFAAIEDLKQELNAVILAHYYQEPDIQDIADYIGDSLELARKAANTNADVIVFAGVHFMAETAKILNPNKLVLLPDLDAGCSLADSCPPDAFGEFKAAHPDHIVISYINCSAAIKAMSDIICTSSNAVKLVLQIPENQPIIFAPDRNLGRYVMEQTGRDMVLWQGSCMVHETFSEKKIVQLKIQHPAAEIIAHPECEPPVLRHANYVGSTSALLNYVQNSDSSVFIVATEPGIIHQMQKQAPDKLFIPAPPMNSCACNECPHMRLNTLEKLYLAMKNRAPEITLPEDTRMAALRPIQRMLEMSA; translated from the coding sequence GTGTTTACTGCTACTTTATCCCCGCCCAATTCTGCCCAAACCTCCGCGATTCCAGACGATTTATTTGCCGCCATTGAAGACCTCAAGCAGGAACTCAATGCCGTGATTCTCGCCCACTACTACCAAGAACCGGACATTCAGGATATTGCAGACTATATCGGTGACTCCCTGGAACTAGCGCGCAAAGCCGCTAATACCAACGCCGATGTCATCGTCTTTGCCGGAGTTCACTTCATGGCAGAAACGGCCAAAATCCTCAATCCCAATAAACTGGTGTTGCTGCCAGATTTGGATGCCGGTTGTTCCCTCGCTGATAGTTGTCCTCCCGATGCCTTTGGGGAATTTAAAGCCGCTCATCCGGATCATATAGTCATCTCTTACATTAACTGCTCGGCGGCGATTAAAGCCATGAGCGACATTATTTGCACCAGTTCTAATGCCGTCAAACTGGTGCTCCAAATTCCCGAAAATCAGCCGATTATTTTTGCCCCCGACCGCAATTTAGGCCGGTATGTGATGGAGCAAACGGGCCGGGATATGGTCCTTTGGCAAGGCAGTTGCATGGTGCATGAAACCTTTTCTGAAAAGAAAATTGTTCAGCTCAAAATTCAACATCCCGCAGCGGAAATCATTGCTCATCCCGAGTGTGAACCCCCGGTGTTGCGCCATGCTAATTATGTGGGTTCAACCAGTGCGTTGTTAAATTATGTTCAAAATAGTGACAGCAGCGTGTTTATTGTGGCCACGGAACCGGGAATCATTCATCAAATGCAAAAACAAGCGCCAGATAAACTGTTTATTCCTGCGCCACCGATGAATAGTTGTGCTTGTAATGAATGCCCTCACATGAGGCTGAATACGTTAGAGAAATTATATCTAGCAATGAAAAATCGTGCCCCGGAGATTACCTTACCGGAGGACACGCGCATGGCAGCCTTGCGCCCGATTCAACGAATGCTAGAAATGAGCGCATAA
- a CDS encoding TerB family tellurite resistance protein has product MVMQPPPPPSITPRQMNLLRVVTAMAWADGELAAEEVDIMLDRFSRLFSVSPQQQDKLKEELRDYMMQNIPLEELIPKLATQPERELVLQLGYEVIASSARTPDEPNINADEAEAYKKLVSLLNLPEDVIPRIEAEAEKSLQNEEGVIENLASHLQAFLNQ; this is encoded by the coding sequence ATGGTAATGCAACCCCCACCTCCACCTTCCATCACCCCGCGTCAGATGAACCTGTTACGAGTTGTCACAGCAATGGCATGGGCGGATGGTGAACTCGCAGCAGAAGAAGTCGATATCATGCTCGATCGCTTTAGTCGGTTATTTTCCGTCAGTCCCCAACAACAAGACAAACTCAAAGAAGAACTGCGGGACTACATGATGCAAAACATCCCCCTTGAAGAATTAATCCCTAAACTCGCCACCCAACCGGAACGGGAACTGGTTCTGCAACTCGGCTATGAAGTCATCGCTTCCAGTGCTCGCACTCCCGATGAACCTAATATTAATGCTGACGAAGCTGAAGCCTACAAAAAACTCGTGTCCCTCCTGAATTTGCCCGAGGATGTCATTCCGCGCATCGAAGCCGAAGCTGAAAAAAGTTTACAAAATGAGGAAGGAGTTATCGAGAACCTTGCATCTCATCTTCAAGCCTTTTTGAATCAATAA